CATGGCGAAGAAGGTCGCCTCGCCGCCCCCGGCGCGGACCCGCTCGACCGCGAGCTGGCACAGCCGGCCCGTCGTCGTGGAGTCGACGCCGCCGCTGATGCCCAGCACCAGCGAGCGCAGGCCGGTGGAGGTCAGCCGGTCGGCGAGGAAGGCCACCCGGCGCTCGATCTCCTGCCGTGCGTCGAACGACGCGCTCACCTGGAGATCGCGGGCGATCTCCTGCTGCAGGGATGTGGACGCCACGTCGGTCACGCTTGCTCCTCAGCCGGGCCCGTGGGCACAATCGGCACGCGCCGCCGGGCCGGGGCCACGGGCGCGTGCGGGGGACGGAAGCACTCTAGAGGACGGCCAGCCAGGCCGCGGCGGCGGCCACGTCGGCGGCGACCGGCACGCCCGCCGGGGCCGGGGGCCGGCGGACGACCACCACCGGCAGCCCGAGCTCGCGGGCGGCGGTGAGTTTGGGCGCGGTGGCGGCGCCGCCGCTGTCCTTGGTCACCAGCACGTCGATCCGGTGCGCGCGCAGCACCGCGCGCTCGCCCTCCAGCGTGAACGGGCCGCGGTCGAGCAGGAGCTCCGTCCGCGGCGGCAGCGGGGTGTCCGGCGCGTCCACCGAGCGGGCCAGGAACCAGTGCTGCTCCAGGTGGGCGAAGGCGCCCAGCCCCTGCCGTCCGGTCGTCAGGAAGACCCGTTCGCCGAGCCCGTCCAGCGCCCGTGCCGCCTCCGCCAGCGAGCCCACCAAGTGCCAGTCGTCCCCGTCGACCGGCCCCCAACCGGGACGCCGCAGCGCGAGCAGGGGAACATGGACCTCGGCGGCCGCCGCGGCCGCGTTCCGGCTGATCCGCTCGGCGAAGGGATGGGTGGCGTCGATGAGTGCGTCCACGTGCTGCTCGCGCAGCCAGGCGGCGAGCCCCGCGGGGCCGCCGAAGCCGCCGATCCGCACCTCGCCGACGGGCAGCCGCGGCTCGGCGACCCGGCCCGCCAGCGAGCTGGTCACCCGGTGCGTCCCGTCCGCGGCCAGGTCGGCGGCCAGCCGCCGGGCCTCGGTGGTGCCGCCGAGGATCAGGACGTGCATGGGGACTCCAGGAGGCGGACGTGGCTGAGGCGGGCGGCCGGGCGGCGCAGCTGAAGAGTAGCGGGCTGCGGCACGGCTGGACGACGGGTGCCTGCGCCACCGCGGCCACCACCGCCGCGTACACCGCGCTGCTCACCGGCGAGTTCCCCGACCCGGTGACGATCACGCTCCCGAAGGGGCAGCAGCCGGCGTTCGCGCTGGCCGTCGAGGAGCTGGCCGGCGGCCGGGCGACGGCCGGCGTGGTCAAGGACGCCGGCGACGACCCCGACGTGACGCACGGCGCGCTCGTCCGCGCCACCGTCTCGCCGGGCGAACCGGGTACGGGGGTGGTCTTCCGGGCCGGGCCCGGCGTCGGCACCGTCACCAAGGCCGGCCTGCCGCTGGCGGTCGGCGAGCCCGCGATCAACCCGGTGCCGCGGCAGATGATGCGCGACGCCGTCGCCGGGGTCGCGGCCCGGTACGGCGGCAGCGGAGACGTGGTGGTGGAGGTGTCGGTGGACGACGGCGAGGAGATCGCCCGCTCCACCTGGAACCCGCGCCTGGGCATCCTCGGCGGCCTGTCCATCCTCGGCACCACCGGGATCGTCGTCCCGTACTCGTGCTCCGCGTGGATCGACTCGATCCGGCGCGGGGTGGACGTGGCCCGGGCCGCCGGGCACACCCACGTCGCCGGGTGCACCGGCTCGACCTCGGAGAAGGTCGCGGTGGCCGAACACGGGCTGCCCGAGGACGCGCTGCTCGACATGGGCGACTTCGCGGGCGCGGTGCTCAAGTACCTCAAGCGCCACCCGGTGCCGAGGCTGACCATCGCCGGGGGCTTCGCCAAGCTGTCGAAGCTGGCGGCCGGCCACCTCGACCTGCACTCGGCGCGCTCGCAGGTCGACAAGGGCCGACTCGCCGCGCTGGCCCGCCGCGGCGGCGCCGACGACGCGCTGGCCGCGGCGGTCGCGACCGCCAACACCGGCCTGGAGGCGCTGCAGCTGTGCGCCGCCGCCGGGGTGCCGCTGGGCGATCTGGTGGCCGAGGAGGCGCGGGCCACCGCGCTCGGCGTGCTGACCGGCTCGCCGGTCGCGGTGGACGTCCTGTGCATCGACCGGGCCGGCACGGTCGTCGGCCGGGCCGCTCCCGCCGGGCCCGGCGTCAGCCGATGACGGCCTGCGCGTCGATCTCCACCAGCATCGGCTCCTGCGGGAGTTCGACGAAGACGGTCGTCCGGCAGGGCTTCACGCCCTTGACGTTCTCCTCGATGAACGCGGCGTAGACCTCGTTCATCAACGCGAAGTCGGACCGCTTGGTCAGGTAGACGCGGAACATCACCACGTCCTCCACGGTGCCGCCGCCGGCCTCGATGATCGCCTTGACGTTCTCCAGCGTGCGGCGGGTCTGCGCCCGGACGTCGCCGTGGTGCACGTACGCGCCGGTCGCCGGGTCCTGCGGGCCCTGCCCGGAGACCTGCAGGATCGGGCCCTTGCGCACGCCCTGCGAGAACATCCAGGCCGGGGCGGGCGCGCCCTCGGTACGGATCTCGGTCTTGTCCACGGTCTCTCCTCAGTGGTGACGGTCGGTCAGATGGCGGGTGCCCCGGCGTCGCCGGAGACCGCCCGGGCGGTGGCGAGCAGCCGCGGCAGCAGCTCCAGCACCTGTTCGTAGGGCAGCACGACGTCCGGGACGGATATCGACACCGCCGCCACGACCCGCCCGGTGGCGTCCCGGACGGGCGCCGCGACACAGTTGATGAACGACTCGTGCTCGGCGTGGTCCTGCGCCCAGCCCTGGGCGGCGACCTGCTCCAGCTCGGCCAGCAGGGCCTTCGGCCCGGTGAGCGTGCGGGCGGTGTACGGGGTGTACTCGATCCCGGCCGCCACCCGCCGGCGCTCGGCCGGCGGCAGGTCCGCCAGCAGCACCTTGGCGACGGCGGCGGAGTGCAGCGCGGCGCGCAGCCCGATCCGCGAGTACATCCGGACGGGCTGGCGGGAGTCGTACTTGTCGATGTAGACCACCTCGCCGCCCTCGTAGGCCGCCAGGTGCACGGTCTGGCCGGTCGCGGCGTTCAGCTCGGCCAGGTGCGGCGCCGCGATGCGGCGGATGCCGCGCTGCTCCAGGGCGAGGCCGGCCAGCGCGAACAGGCCGGCGCCCAGGTGGTAGCGGAACGCGGAGTCCCGGTGGACGAACCGCTCCTCCTCCAGCGACTGCAGCAGCCGCAGCACGGTGGTCTTGTGCACCCCGAGCAGCTCGGCCAGCTGGTCCAGCGAGCGTTCGCCCTCGCCGAGTTCGGCCAGCAGGCGCAGGGCGCGGGTGACGGTCTGGCTCATGGTGCTCCTGGTGCTCCGAGCGGTGCGGCCGGTCGGCCGAGTACCGGGGACATGATGCCGTCCGCGGACACCCGGGTCGCCGCCCACTCGCGCGGCGACGCGGCGAGCAGGGCCTCGACGACGGCCGGCGCGGGGGCCGGCCCTGGTCGGCCGCCGCGGTGAGCGCGACCGCCGCGCACAGGTGGCCGAGCCGCAGCCGGCGCCGCTCGTCCAGCCCGCGCAGGGTGCCCGCGAGGTATCCGGCGGCGAACGCGTCGCCGGCCCCGGTCGGCTCGACCACGTCGACGGCGAGCGCGGGCTCGACCACCGGCCCGCCCCGGGTCAGCGCGGTCGCCCGGTGCTCGGCGTCCTTGACCACGATCGTGGCGGGGGAGGGAAGCGGGCCCGCAGCGCCGCCGGGTCGCCGGTGCCGAACGCGGCCTCGGCCTCGTCCGCGCCGAGCAGCAGCACGTCGGCCGCGTCCAGCAGGGCGGGCAGCACACCCGCGTCGCGCCCGCGCCACAGCACCGGGCGCCAGTTGAGGTCGACGCTGACCAGCCGGCCCGGCCGGCGGTCCGCGAGCAGGGCGCGGACGAGGGCCAGGCAGCCGTCCGAGAGCGCCGGGGTGATGCCGGTCAGGTGCAGCAGCCGGGCGCCGTCGAGCAGCCGGGCCGCCGCCGGATCGGCCAGCAGGGCGGGGAGAGGGTGGAGGCGGCGGATCCGGTGCGGTAGTAGTGCAGCCGGCTGCGGCCCGCGCCGAGGTCGTGCGGCAGGGCCGAGCCGCCGGTCTCCTTGACGAAGAGACCGGTGGGTCGGTGCGGGTCGACGGCGACCGCGGAGACGTCCACCCCGTGGCCGGCGAGCTCGGCGGTGAGGCGGCGGCCGAAGCCGTCGTCGCCGACCCGGCCGATCCAGGCGGTCGGCACACCGAGCGCGGCGAGCGCGCAGGCCGTGTTGGACTCCGCGCCGCCCACCGCGGGGCGGTAGCCGCCGACCGTCTCCGGCGGCCCGGCCCGGTCGGGCAGCAGCGCGGCCATCGACTCGCCGAGACAGACCGCGTGCGGGGTGGCCGTGCCGTCCTGCTCCGCCATCCGCCGCTCTCCTCCGGTCGTGGGTGGCGTCGTTGACCGCCGTCCGCCGGGAATGTTAGAACCGTGCCACCAGGATGCGCAACAGGGGTTGCGTATGTCGCAACTCCGCAGCTCATGAGTGTTCTGCGGATCGAGGGACGGACCGATGGCCGATCTGCTCTTCCGCGGTGCCACCGTCGTCGACGGCACCGGCGCCGACCGCTACCGCGCCGATGTGACCGTCACCGACGGCGTCATCGACGGCATCGGCCGCGGCCTGCGCGCCGCCCGCACCGTCGACGCCGACGGCCTCGTCCTCGCCCCCGGATTCATCGACATGCACGCCCACTCCGACCTGCGCCTGCTGGTGGATCCGGCACACCCGTCCCGGGTCACCCAGGGCGTCACCTGTGAGGTCCTCGGCCAGGACGGACTCTCCTACGCGCCCGTCGACGACACCACGCTGCCCGCGCTGCGCCGCCAGCTCGCCGGCTGGAACGGTGACCCGGCGGGCTTCGACTGGAGCTGGCGCACCGTCGGCCAGTACCTGGACCGGCTCGACGCCGGCATCGGGGTCAACGCCTGCTACCTGGTGCCGCACGGCAGTCTGCGGATGCTGGTGACCGGCTGGGACGACCGCCCGCCCACCCCCGCCGAACTGGACCGGATGCGCGCCCTGCTCGCCCAGGGCCTGCGCGAGGGCGCCGTCGGCCTCTCCAGCGGGCTCAGCTACACCCCCGGGATGTACGCCGACACCGCCGAACTCGCCGCCCTGTGCGCCGTGGTAGCCGCCCACGGCGGCTTCCACGCGCCGCACCAGCGCTCCTACGGCAGGGGCGCCCTGGAGGGGTACGCGGAGATGGTCGAGATCAGCCGCCGCTCCGGCTGCCCGCTGCACCTCACCCACGCCACCATGAACTTCGACCTCAACCGCGGCCGGGCCGGCGAACTGCTGGCCCTCGTCGACGCCGCGCTCGCCGAGGGCCTCGACGTCAGCCTGGACAGCTACCCGTACCTGCCCGGCTCCACCACCCTGGCGGCGCTGCTGCCCGGCTGGGCCTTCGAGGGCGGGCCGGACGCCGCGCTCGCCCGGCTCGCCGACCCGGCCGCCCGCGAACGGATCCGCGCCGACCTGGAGGTGCACGGCAGCGACGGCTGCCACGGCGTCGTCGCCGACTGGGCCACCGTGCAGATCTCCGGTGTCGGCGACCCGGCCCTCGCGGACCGGGTCGGCCGGACGGTCGCCGACCTCGCGGCCGCCGCCGGGACCGGCGGCACCGAGGTCTTCCTCGACCTGCTCGTCCGCGACCGGCTCGCCACCACCGTCCTGCAGCACGTCGGCGACGAGGAGAACGTCCGCGCCATCATGCGCCACCGCGTGCACACCGCAGGCAGCGACGGGCTGCTCGTCGGCGCGCGCCCCCACCCGCGGGCCTGGGGCACCTTCCCCCGCTACCTGGGCCACTACGGCCGCGAGGAGGGCGTCCTCACGCTGGAGCAGGCGGTCACCCGGATGACCGGGCGGCCCGCCCGCCGGCTGCGGCTGGAGCGCCGCGGGCTGATCAGGCCGGGCCACCACGCCGACCTGGTGCT
The Kitasatospora paranensis genome window above contains:
- a CDS encoding cobalt-precorrin-5B (C(1))-methyltransferase; the encoded protein is MAEAGGRAAQLKSSGLRHGWTTGACATAATTAAYTALLTGEFPDPVTITLPKGQQPAFALAVEELAGGRATAGVVKDAGDDPDVTHGALVRATVSPGEPGTGVVFRAGPGVGTVTKAGLPLAVGEPAINPVPRQMMRDAVAGVAARYGGSGDVVVEVSVDDGEEIARSTWNPRLGILGGLSILGTTGIVVPYSCSAWIDSIRRGVDVARAAGHTHVAGCTGSTSEKVAVAEHGLPEDALLDMGDFAGAVLKYLKRHPVPRLTIAGGFAKLSKLAAGHLDLHSARSQVDKGRLAALARRGGADDALAAAVATANTGLEALQLCAAAGVPLGDLVAEEARATALGVLTGSPVAVDVLCIDRAGTVVGRAAPAGPGVSR
- a CDS encoding cobalt-precorrin-6A reductase — translated: MHVLILGGTTEARRLAADLAADGTHRVTSSLAGRVAEPRLPVGEVRIGGFGGPAGLAAWLREQHVDALIDATHPFAERISRNAAAAAAEVHVPLLALRRPGWGPVDGDDWHLVGSLAEAARALDGLGERVFLTTGRQGLGAFAHLEQHWFLARSVDAPDTPLPPRTELLLDRGPFTLEGERAVLRAHRIDVLVTKDSGGAATAPKLTAARELGLPVVVVRRPPAPAGVPVAADVAAAAAWLAVL
- a CDS encoding PfkB family carbohydrate kinase — translated: MAEQDGTATPHAVCLGESMAALLPDRAGPPETVGGYRPAVGGAESNTACALAALGVPTAWIGRVGDDGFGRRLTAELAGHGVDVSAVAVDPHRPTGLFVKETGGSALPHDLGAGRSRLHYYRTGSAASTLSPPCWPIRRRPGCSTAPGCCT
- a CDS encoding RidA family protein gives rise to the protein MDKTEIRTEGAPAPAWMFSQGVRKGPILQVSGQGPQDPATGAYVHHGDVRAQTRRTLENVKAIIEAGGGTVEDVVMFRVYLTKRSDFALMNEVYAAFIEENVKGVKPCRTTVFVELPQEPMLVEIDAQAVIG
- a CDS encoding D-aminoacylase, which translates into the protein MADLLFRGATVVDGTGADRYRADVTVTDGVIDGIGRGLRAARTVDADGLVLAPGFIDMHAHSDLRLLVDPAHPSRVTQGVTCEVLGQDGLSYAPVDDTTLPALRRQLAGWNGDPAGFDWSWRTVGQYLDRLDAGIGVNACYLVPHGSLRMLVTGWDDRPPTPAELDRMRALLAQGLREGAVGLSSGLSYTPGMYADTAELAALCAVVAAHGGFHAPHQRSYGRGALEGYAEMVEISRRSGCPLHLTHATMNFDLNRGRAGELLALVDAALAEGLDVSLDSYPYLPGSTTLAALLPGWAFEGGPDAALARLADPAARERIRADLEVHGSDGCHGVVADWATVQISGVGDPALADRVGRTVADLAAAAGTGGTEVFLDLLVRDRLATTVLQHVGDEENVRAIMRHRVHTAGSDGLLVGARPHPRAWGTFPRYLGHYGREEGVLTLEQAVTRMTGRPARRLRLERRGLIRPGHHADLVLFDPGTVRDTATYDHPRRPAAGIADVYVNGTAVIDRGRTTGALPGRALRRTDRGTTA
- a CDS encoding IclR family transcriptional regulator, with amino-acid sequence MSQTVTRALRLLAELGEGERSLDQLAELLGVHKTTVLRLLQSLEEERFVHRDSAFRYHLGAGLFALAGLALEQRGIRRIAAPHLAELNAATGQTVHLAAYEGGEVVYIDKYDSRQPVRMYSRIGLRAALHSAAVAKVLLADLPPAERRRVAAGIEYTPYTARTLTGPKALLAELEQVAAQGWAQDHAEHESFINCVAAPVRDATGRVVAAVSISVPDVVLPYEQVLELLPRLLATARAVSGDAGAPAI